ACACACTTTCTTTCCAGATAACGCAAGGGCTGTACCAATGTTCGCAGACGTTGTAGTTTTACCTACGCCGCCTTTTCCAGATGTAATTACTATTGCCTCTCCCACAGCTATACAATTCCCCTTTCTAACTTTGTTAAATTAGGTCTAAGATGAGTGAGAAGTTGCAGGCGATCGACAACAATGTGATTGTTCTCATTAATATACGCACATTCGGCCGCCTCCGCTCCGTCCTCTTTCTCTTCCGGAGCCCGCATTGTCACATCACTAATTCGGAGTTGCATAGGGTTCATAATAGATGCAGCAATAACAGCTTCTAAATCTCCATCATACCCCGCATGTGCAATCCCTCTTAGTGATCCCACGACAAAAATATTCCCCCCAGCGATAACCGTTCCGCCTGGATTAACATCTCCAATTAATAATAAATTTCCTTTTACATGTAACACTTGTCCAGAGCGAACAATTTTGGAAATAGGGACAATTTCTGTTTCTTCTTTCCAAGCTATTGC
This genomic interval from Bacillus cereus contains the following:
- the minC gene encoding septum site-determining protein MinC, with the translated sequence MEEKKQQNVTIKGTKDGITLHLDDCCSFSELLKELDEKLSTHYYDGDGRSLIEVRVKVGNRYLTEVQQEEIRTLIRNKKNLVVESIDSDVITKAEAIAWKEETEIVPISKIVRSGQVLHVKGNLLLIGDVNPGGTVIAGGNIFVVGSLRGIAHAGYDGDLEAVIAASIMNPMQLRISDVTMRAPEEKEDGAEAAECAYINENNHIVVDRLQLLTHLRPNLTKLERGIV